The Spirulina subsalsa PCC 9445 region CAACTGTTTTTAATTAAATTCATCAATTCCTGCCAATTGGTCAAGATTACAGAAACAATCACAATTTGCAGAGATAAAAAAGACAATAAATTTTTAGAATTGGCTGTTAGTGGTAGTGCTAATCTCATCATTACAGGAGATTTAGATTTATTAGTGTTAAATCCTTTTAAATCCATAGAAATTCTGACACCCGATAGGTTTGCTGATAAATGTACTGAATAAACTCCAGCCGTGGGCGTGTTTTTCTTGAATCAGTTGGGCAACTGAAACGCAACTCTGGGCAATTGTTGGGTGAATAAACTTGCATCTATGGTATTAATTAGGCAGGTTTTGCTTTGATGTTAAAACATGAAAAGATTCTCAAAATAATTTTTATTATTCCATTGATAAATACTAAAATCTTTAATGTCTAATGATAAAATTCGTCCGGTTTTGTATTCTTCTGCTAACAGAACTAGGGATGCGTCTGCTAAATCCATCGGAACATCGCGATATTTATTCATCAAATCTTTGAGCTTAGAAACATGGTAAGGCTTAATTTCAAAAACTTGAAATAATCCCTCAGACATGGCATTAATAAAGGTAACTGAAGATTGAACTCCCCGACGACCTTGTAGAAAGTAGCAAGTTTCGGTTACAACACACCAGGTGGTTATCAAAGGTTCATTATATTGACCGAAAGTTTGTTTAGCTGCTTCATGGTAGTTATCATTTTTGTTGGCTAAGGCAACCCAGAAGCCAGTATCAACAATAATCATTGTTCAGTCCGAATTTCCTGCATTAAGATGGATTCGCAGTTTTTAGCTAAGTCAGGTTCGGCTTCAATACAACCAATAAAGCCAATTCTACTAAAATTTTCCAGATGATTAGTAGAAGTAGTCAAGAGTTGTTGATAATAATAGTCAAGAGCCGCTGCTAAAATTTCATCTGGATTTTGTCTAGTTTTCTGTTGGATAAAAGCAAGTTTTTGAGCTTGTTCATCAGTGAGTTGAGTGGCAATTTCCATTGTTTCCTCCTTTTGTCTATCAACTGAAGGATATTTTAACTTCGTATTGAGGATGTCTCTTTTTCAAATAATCAGCGATCGCCTTTTTTCGATTGGCCCGTTCTGATAAATCAGGAGGCGCATCTTCTAACAGATGTTCAGGATGTCCCCCACGTCTTTCGACAATAGTTTGGCGGGGTTGCAAACTCAACCAGCGTTCTTTAACCAACCGTTTAATCAATTCATCACTGGTCGTTTTTTCCTTGGCTAAAATTTCCACTAAACGGGCTTCTGTTTCGGGGTCTAGTTGTATGTTCAGTATGAATCCCTCTGATTTGTGATTAATATTTAATTATGCCTAATGGACGCCAACTCATCCTTAAACTGATTTAAGTTGAGGAGGGGCTAAGGGGGGGGGTGACTACTATTATAGCAAAATTTCCAGCAACCTGGTTTCTTGACAACATCACTTATCAAATGGATTCCATAAACTTAACCCGTCAATGCGCTTAAAATCATCAACGTTGCGAGTGACCAAAATACATCCGGTGACTAAAGCACAAGCGGCAATGATACCATCAGCCAGTTTTAAGCGATAATTTCGCCTAATTATCGCCGCAGTATCTAAAACCGCTTCCGTCAAGGATACGCAGTTAATTAGCCTTAAAAACTCTCGCATTTCATTGGCTTGCTCTTCGGTTAGACCCGGGTAACAAAGCAATTCAACCCAAGTAATTGGACAGTAAAATCCCTCTGCTTGTCGGCTGTCAATTTCCTCAAATACATCCTGAACTTCGGGCTG contains the following coding sequences:
- a CDS encoding type II toxin-antitoxin system VapC family toxin; the protein is MPNKYLLDTNILIYYFNNQPEVQDVFEEIDSRQAEGFYCPITWVELLCYPGLTEEQANEMREFLRLINCVSLTEAVLDTAAIIRRNYRLKLADGIIAACALVTGCILVTRNVDDFKRIDGLSLWNPFDK
- a CDS encoding type II toxin-antitoxin system VapC family toxin produces the protein MIIVDTGFWVALANKNDNYHEAAKQTFGQYNEPLITTWCVVTETCYFLQGRRGVQSSVTFINAMSEGLFQVFEIKPYHVSKLKDLMNKYRDVPMDLADASLVLLAEEYKTGRILSLDIKDFSIYQWNNKNYFENLFMF
- a CDS encoding putative toxin-antitoxin system toxin component, PIN family, whose translation is MTRKFVIDTNVLISALLFKSSVPFRALELAEEQGIILYSEATLSELGQVLNRPKFDKYLSPEERQLFLIKFINSCQLVKITETITICRDKKDNKFLELAVSGSANLIITGDLDLLVLNPFKSIEILTPDRFADKCTE